The following are encoded together in the Salvia hispanica cultivar TCC Black 2014 chromosome 6, UniMelb_Shisp_WGS_1.0, whole genome shotgun sequence genome:
- the LOC125195952 gene encoding protein FLOWERING LOCUS T-like isoform X2, whose protein sequence is MAREIRQALVVSSVVGDVLEPFTATTDLRAYCDGRIIINGCRLRPSQVRDRPRVEIGGCDDFRTFYTLIIVDADSPSPSNPYLKELVTDIPGNTDASFGREIISYESPQPAIGIHRLVLALFRQPAGRRTVSTPVHRQNFNTREFCEVHNLGAPTAALYYNCHRENGTGGRRAP, encoded by the exons atGGCAAGAGAGATTAGGCAAGCGCTGGTGGTGAGCAGCGTCGTCGGAGATGTTTTGGAGCCCTTCACAGCCACAACCGATCTTCGAGCTTACTGCGACGGCAGGATCATCATCAACGGTTGTCGTTTGAGGCCGTCCCAGGTTCGAGATCGCCCTAGGGTTGAGATTGGTGGCTGTGATGATTTTCGGACATTCTATACTCTT ATAATTGTGGATGCTGATTCTCCAAGCCCAAGCAACCCATACCTTAAGGA GTTGGTTACTGACATCCCCGGAAACACAGATGCAAGCTTCG GAAGAGAAATAATTAGCTATGAGAGTCCTCAGCCGGCAATAGGAATCCACCGACTTGTTCTGGCGCTATTCCGACAGCCGGCCGGCCGCCGAACAGTCAGCACACCGGTGCACCGGCAGAATTTCAACACTAGAGAATTTTGTGAAGTCCATAACTTAGGTGCTCCTACGGCAGCATTGTATTATAATTGCCATAGGGAAAACGGCACAGGCGGCCGTAGAGCACCCTAA
- the LOC125195952 gene encoding protein FLOWERING LOCUS T-like isoform X1 translates to MAREIRQALVVSSVVGDVLEPFTATTDLRAYCDGRIIINGCRLRPSQVRDRPRVEIGGCDDFRTFYTLIIVDADSPSPSNPYLKEYLHWLVTDIPGNTDASFGREIISYESPQPAIGIHRLVLALFRQPAGRRTVSTPVHRQNFNTREFCEVHNLGAPTAALYYNCHRENGTGGRRAP, encoded by the exons atGGCAAGAGAGATTAGGCAAGCGCTGGTGGTGAGCAGCGTCGTCGGAGATGTTTTGGAGCCCTTCACAGCCACAACCGATCTTCGAGCTTACTGCGACGGCAGGATCATCATCAACGGTTGTCGTTTGAGGCCGTCCCAGGTTCGAGATCGCCCTAGGGTTGAGATTGGTGGCTGTGATGATTTTCGGACATTCTATACTCTT ATAATTGTGGATGCTGATTCTCCAAGCCCAAGCAACCCATACCTTAAGGAGTACTTGCACTG GTTGGTTACTGACATCCCCGGAAACACAGATGCAAGCTTCG GAAGAGAAATAATTAGCTATGAGAGTCCTCAGCCGGCAATAGGAATCCACCGACTTGTTCTGGCGCTATTCCGACAGCCGGCCGGCCGCCGAACAGTCAGCACACCGGTGCACCGGCAGAATTTCAACACTAGAGAATTTTGTGAAGTCCATAACTTAGGTGCTCCTACGGCAGCATTGTATTATAATTGCCATAGGGAAAACGGCACAGGCGGCCGTAGAGCACCCTAA
- the LOC125197493 gene encoding protein FLOWERING LOCUS T-like, with translation MPRDTNPLAVSRVIGDVIDPFTPTTDIRVYIDGVPICNGYRLRQSQVASRPRVDIGGQDFRILHTLVLVDADSPSPGNPYLREYLHWLVTDIPSSTNPSFGNEVVPYEAPQSTMGIHRLVMVIFRQPMRQILLAPEWRNNFSIRQLSQVYNLGDPVAAFFYHCHRENGTGGRRA, from the exons ATGCCAAGAGACACAAATCCACTGGCAGTTAGCCGTGTGATCGGAGATGTTATCGATCCCTTCACCCCTACCACTGATATTCGAGTTTATATTGATGGAGTCCCTATCTGCAACGGCTACCGCCTCCGCCAGTCTCAAGTCGCCTCCCGCCCTAGGGTTGATATTGGTGGTCAGGATTTCCGGATTCTCCACACTCTT GTTTTGGTGGATGCTGATTCTCCAAGTCCAGGAAATCCTTACCTTAGGGAGTACTTGCACTg GTTGGTGACTGACATCCCAAGCAGCACTAATCCGAGCTTCG GGAATGAGGTGGTGCCATATGAGGCTCCTCAGTCAACAATGGGAATCCACCGCCTTGTTATGGTGATTTTCCGGCAGCCGATGAGGCAGATCTTGCTTGCCCCGGAGTGGCGCAACAACTTCAGCATCCGACAGCTTTCGCAGGTGTACAACCTTGGAGATCCGGTGGCCGCCTTCTTCTACCACTGTCACAGGGAAAACGGCACCGGTGGCCGCCGTGCCTAA